Proteins encoded together in one Benincasa hispida cultivar B227 chromosome 1, ASM972705v1, whole genome shotgun sequence window:
- the LOC120069953 gene encoding probable ubiquitin-conjugating enzyme E2 16, whose protein sequence is MTSSSDSARKALSKIACNRLQKELLEWQLNPPAGFKHKVTDNLQRWVIEVNGAPGTLYANETYQLQVDFPEHYPMEAPQVIFLHPAPLHPHIYSNGHICLDILYDSWSPAMTVSSICISILSMLSSSTAKQRPDDNDRYVKNCRNGRSPKETRWWFHDDKV, encoded by the exons ATGACCAGCTCCTCCGACTCCGCTCGTAAG GCTCTCAGTAAGATTGCTTGCAATCGCCTCCAGAAGGAACTCCTTGAGTGGCAGCTCAATCCTCCTGCTGGTTTTAAACACAAGGTCACCGATAATCTTCAGAG GTGGGTGATTGAAGTCAACGGAGCCCCTGGAACTCTCTATGCTAATGAAACCTATCAGCTTCAGGTGGACTTTCCTGAGCATTACCCAATGGAAGCCCCACAG GTTATATTTCTGCATCCAGCTCCTCTGCATCCTCATATTTATAGCAATGGTCACATTTGTCTAG ATATTTTATATGATTCATGGTCGCCTGCAATGACTGTAAGTTCTATCTGTATCAGCATTCTCTCCATGCTGTCGAGCTCCACAGCAAAG CAACGCCCTGACGATAACGATCGTTATGTAAAGAATTGTAGGAATGGAAGATCTCCAAAAGAGACAAGGTGGTGGTTCCACGATGACAAGGTGTAA